ATCCATTAACAATTTACTTTACAATGGAATAATTGGTTCATTACTTTACCTTACTACTAGTAGttcaaacataatattaaaaccTTGTTTATAAAACCTTATTTGATAGGAGGTTATGTGTTCGATCCTCACCAATTTATTGTGTAAGCCCAAAAGAGGCTAAAAGTGGTTGTTTGCCTATGAGCTTATGTTGGTATTAAAGAGCATGATATAAAGTGTCTTATTAAGGAGaaatcttaaaatcattatattagTAACATTGGAATAATTGAGAATACTAACAATAATGGAGGTAAAGTTTTGGACAATTATGTTGGTTGAGTGATTAGAACATTCTTCATAACCTACAATGAACaccttaaaatcattataagaACAAAACATATTATTATGTTCCACAAAATAAGATAAGTGAAAATTTTATACAATGTTGATAGATAATAAGTTTCTTCCTTGACTATTATGCTAGGCAATAGGCACCTTGGTACATGCTAGTATGAGTGGCAAGATGACTTTTTCGATAAGTGGTTTGATGGTTGTTTGTCTTACACTGGCACAACATATGAAACCTCCTTAATATCTTgcatttttgtttgatttatctttttttattcttttctttttacatttttaggtttttttggTTGCTTATTATACACAAAAGTTGTCATTGGTAGAAGTCTAGTTTGAAGTTTAAACAACATATTCTCACCACTCAATTGACAGgtgtgttaggatagagcccttaaaagcatgacatgaagTAACAAACTtgaagtttattatttatttaataaagttctaaTTGTGCTATAATCTATTTTCCATGCATTGTACCTTATGAGTATTCAAACCTCCttctcttatattgtacatgacttaggtgcattaagagttgtacGAAAGATCTAAGCCATAAGTTCCTTGCAAGTACATGATTTGTTCATTGCTGGTTCATGGGCTTTGGCAACCCATTTGAGACTATAATGCATTACatcctaattggaggaatggtTGGTCTAGACCATCGAGATGAgattctcatggtgagtgcaatAGTGTATATAattacacattagacaagacttatgatgaatcatgacataaggtaATTGGGTAGTCATGACTACACTACTATGTTGTATTGTTTCTCagccttgagagaatattgaattTACATCCAAGTTAATAGTGGTTTTGACTTAtgagtgagatcctaaagtgattaTATATTTCCAATGGATTAACTCAATGTTGATAGAAGCTGATaacaatagatattctcaatagaaacatcataaataatatctcataggatcgagatagtgtgtccctttGGGTAATTTTAAGGAGATGTATTTAAGTAAGCTATGGTCATAGTGGTTCTTTAAATGGAACTTAACATAAGCTCTTTGTGAGTTAGGGTATGTCAATTAATCACACTATAAGAGGATTTaaaactcaaggatggtagaagtaatcttgagaggttgatagttttgaccttgttagattacaaatacCAGTTCATGGGGAAACTACATATAATAGATAGTAGGTCAATGACTCAAGCACTTAGtgttttgttgttatttacataaggtattgaAGTACGATTGATTCTTTATAgcaggatgttgaatcaactttaaaattagattatgagggagtcaAAACTATCCTATGGATTCCAATGGTCCCTACTCGAGCCCATATACCTTAATGACACaatttatgataattaaatcGACTCTTGGTTCACTTATGTGTATAAGGGTGCTTTGGTAATTTCGTAAGTTTATATAGGAGTTAGTAAACGATAtatttggattgggctaattgattaattagatagcctagttgagttaattaatcaattaagatcATTTTTGAGCTATATTAAATGACTCAAGCCCATggtaggctcaagtcacttaaacctagtAGAAACCTCATAAATAGCCCCTTAATGGTTAGGGTTTTAAACTTCTATTATCATTCTCCACATTCCAAATAGAGATCTTTAGCCTCCACCCACCAAACTTCCATTATTTAAGTGACAAGCTTCGAGGTTAAGCTATCGAGTGAAAGATCTTGAGTTTATAAGACTTTTGAcaactttgttttgttattcaccaaaatgaaatgatttaggaacatccacATCATTGGTAAGCACGctaaatttgttttctaaatcCTAGAAAAGTTTTTGAATGCTTGTATTTTGTTGTGCATAGGATCTAAAAAAGCTTAGGAAAACTTACACACACCTAATATGATATTGGGATAGGGAACAAAATAATCCAAAATTCCCTACAGGGTGATGAACATATATACTCAATGTGAATCTCCTTCTGATACTTCTAATATGTTTTGTCAATGTACTTTTCTTACattgttttcccttttataaACACTAGCTATAACATCAGCACATAGAATGCCAATACCATTGTAAATGTTATAGGTTCTAAATCCACTGGTAATTGGTGGTTTGTTGCATATAATatcttgtattttatttttatttatttttatctccaaCTCACCATGTTTGCTAAGTGCACTCTTTACCTTATttttcttacaatttttttttcctacttttgACCCAATGTTAGCATGTTATATCTTTACATAATGTCTTTTCTCATCAAGTCTTACCATCAAATACATTAGATAATCCCAAACATGATCAAAATTAGCTTTTTGCTTACCTTCAATAGTATCTCATTGCCATTAAAATATTTACACAAATAAATTAGGAGGCCAAATTTTTGTTATGTGTTAAAATGGACCTACTTTGGTAATTAAGAGATTTCTCAATTAACCATTCATATactcttgcatattctgattttATGATTTCGATCTTAACCACAAATCTAGACACTATGATTACCTTGGCCATCGTTGATTATTAGCCCAATGtttcttaaaagattttattttttatttttttataacaaaacaaattattaatctatttaatcCTTAACTTGAAACTATGACTATGTATAATTGGCAATAGGTTTGAATGATATTAGAAAGGAATGATATATGCTAGAAAAGGATCCTAATTGTAAGAGAAGACCTTCCAAGCTTTATGCATGGCATTAGTTCTCTTGTAGGTTAGATCAAAATGCAATTAATGAGGACAATTCATGCTTGAAAATTTTACCATAGCCATACCTTAATTTTGGATTTAAGTAAATCTCATTTAAGCAAAGATTTTCAAAaagttttctattaaaaaaatcctattcATGCTTTAATCCCTTAAAAGCACCTAAAACCATGTAGTGAAATATCCAAAAAAGGGCTTTTCAACTCATGCTAAAACTATGATTGAGAGTGGGTCCATTAAAGCAAATTGAAAGAGTAGCCTTGGTGGATTATAGGGAAGTGGTTGATTAGACTATTAATTGGTCCACTTGTATTAgtcaattttctttcattccttTCTTATTGAAGCTATTACTTGAAGCAACTAACATTTGGCCATTTAGGTAGTTGAATGATATTTTGGTGATTAGTGACAACCATTTGTAATCAAATTTAATGCCTAACCGCTAGCAACATAGTTTAATAGGAATGCATATTTTCTTATGGAACTGATATTATTTGACTTACCTAACATTTGCAAATCACTAGTAGTTATAAGTCTTAAGTTTCAAAgtacatttattatttgacTTATCTAACAACAATTACTAGTATTTATAAGTCTTGAGTTTCAAAGTACATTTAGTGCAAAATACTTCATTGAAGCTAGTTATCTTCCATTGTACTTAAACTTGTCAatttataccatttttttttaatgaatctagcaagaaatccataaaaggtaagaaaaaatagtttttttttttttaaatatccaaaaaaacacaaaaataccTCGAtctatgcaatttttttttgtctttaaaaaaaagtttaaagcaAAATATTAATGACTTTAACAAAATAGATATAAGAGATTAGATCTAATAGATTGAAGGaggttttgaggaaaaaaaaggccCATTTtttgtgtcaaatattttttttttgattgtttgatagGATTTTGAACATTTTGAGTGTAATTGTTGaaggatttgtttttttttttttttttgatataattaTCATTGATTCTTATTAATAAGGTTTCATGATCGATtggttttttattgtttatcgcattaaaacaaaatttgtaaCCTTATTCAATTATACTAAAGTAACTCTTGCTTGATCAAAAAgggtttttaacaaaaattacgGTAGTATAATGGTCTTAGGTGTTGTCCACTAGGATGTGTTATTTTCGATAATTAAGATATGAATGTGGGGAAAAGATATGATTATGATCAAATGAAACTAGATTGATAATTGatgatgataaataaaaataacaatgatttcaaattagGAATGAcaataaaatgtaaaacaagagaaaattatagatgttgagatctatttttttattttatcaaattagattgaaaatctaattctcatctaaaccgattttttatttaactttaaatctaaatctattttctctttaaattaggttatttaatccAAAAGATCAATTTAAACCATATAATCAATTattcttccaatgattcacacaatgcaattattcaatttcatcaaatctaactttaagaatttaatgaatctatttagtttgcattgtagtagtcattcaagacaatttaaaaaaaaaaatcccaaaaattcaattaatcaatcaattttatcaaattatctTAACAATTAAAACTCATTTATCTAATTTACTATAAATCTTGCTTCTAAATCCTCATTCCTCCGAGAAAAACAAGAATTAACCACTTATGTTTGGAGTTTTGGTCTCACgagacatgtttggctagtaagaaaatgaaagaaaatagataattttattaagagaaagaatttctagaaaattctacaattaaaagtgaaaaaaagcTTTTACATGATAaattcaagtttctatttataagtCAAGATCAAGTAGACACTTGGCAACCTCTCATTGGTCTTTTAGAACCTTCTGGATTCACAAATCTGGAGTTTAGCATCAAAATCACCATTTCGCTCGAGCTTGAATCATTTCGCATGAGAACTATAATTTTTGCATGGTCGTGCAAAATTCAGTAGAGCAGTAGCAACAACAGGAGGCTTTCTAGATCATTTCGCATGGTTGTGTGAAATTTTGCATATTCATGCGAAATCTATTTGAACATTCTTCTTAACCCGCAACACAAATTTCCTCATTTGGTCCAATTTGCACAATCATGCAAAATTCTCGCATGATTATGTGAATTTGCAACATATGGtttttgagctcctcttgacTCCAAGTTAGCTACCTCTAATCAACCCACATTTCAATCCAAACCAATTGCATTGCTTTTTCCATTATCATCCACATTATTCATCCTCTTTAATTCGATTAACCTATTTTGGCACTCCATGCATCAAAATCACACTTTATAATGAATCTAACctcataaaaaatgttaataactCTTGCAAGGGTAACATATTAATTGAACACTTTAGACATAATTACTattcaaaagatgtgaaactcatgaaaactattatctaaaaaattaaaaataatctttttaaattgctacaagaatttttatatatatttgacaaattttgttcaaagaatttaaggattaaaaaaaaagtataatatgaaaaccagacaaatattattgtttgtaaaatcttattttgatttataaaaaaaattctttaatatttaataaaacttttacaacaccaatattaccttttaaaaaaaaatttacttcgaCTTCACCTTTAATTAAAGCCAAACAGGGAATCATCCCAAACGAGGCCTTaaaaaagggtaaataaaacatttttaaagttGAAGGCGTACTACACCAACCAACAAGGGTGTAGTAGAATTAGACCCAAAGCCACGGACCACGACACCAACAAGAATGGACCGCACCCCATTGGTGGAATTTTGAGGCTCATCCACAATCCTCCCTGAATGAATCCATTCTTGGGTTAAATGGTAGGGCTCTTGCTCACCGCCACCGTATATTGCATGTAGGCTAAATTCCACATTGGTCACTATTGTAGAGGGAATTAAGCTTCTACAATCTCTTACATCACCATTGACGCATGGACAATCTTTCACTAGTCCCAGTGTGTATGATATCCGAGGGACAAACTGATTTAGACACATTTTTGAGATATGCATGCCGCTATCTACATGTTCAAATCCGACAAAGCTTACTCATATCATGTTTCTCCCCATCCACCTCATATGACTTTAAATCCACAATCACAAAACAAGGAtgataatgaaataaaagatgattCCAACCAAAATTAAAtcgattttaattaattttcaacccGAGGTATCTTTGATTCACTCATGGCAGAAAATGATATAgaatatgttaaaattattattttactcgTTTATTTCCATCATGTTTGTATGACTTCTTATGGTTAATATACCACTCCATTTCAATTGTATTTGGTatcaaatcctacatggctgcTACCATATCCCATTCATATGATCTTGTGGATCTACTACTGTAAACTGCTAACTTCTATTCATGGTGCTAAcacaatgttttctttttctaggtCTCTCCTCGGCAGGATGAGACAAAGATGACACCCATAAAATGGTAAACAATGGATAAACCCCATtatcaaaatgaatgaaaatttcaaactatCAAATGCTTATTAGTACTCTAGGTTGGTGTTTTTAATGTTCAAAGTACAGCCAAGCTCATGGTGATACAGACACAGCAAATGTTAGTCCACCCAGCAGGGTAAAAGGGCAATGATAATTCAAAGCAATGGGTCAAAAAGAGATTTACTAACCCCACTGCATCTACCAACAAAAGCAATTAAAGAAGTATAAACAGTACAagcttctcttttctttttatacaaTGATTAAGGAAGAATGCTAGCATCATGTGATGAggtcttgaaaaagaaaaacaagagtCGAGGGGTACCTCTCATAGACATCTGCCCAACCCCACATCTCCCTATTCACTAAACAATTCACATGGGGCGGGGCCATGCTCTCCGCAATTAGACACACCACCACAGTTCCATCATCGCCTGCCCATCCCGCTCTGGCCCCCTCCAGCCCAATGGACAACGATCATGCCATGCCACCGCCTCTTCCATCCTCACCCAATATCTTTGTCTAATGTACTTTGTCAGGATCTGATGCCGCCAACACCAGCATTGACTATGAGAATTTGAGAAACAACCCTGCATATCACTAAAAAATTGAGAGCCAAGAGAACAAAAGGCAACAGCAATGTGAAAGTGGGAAATCACACCCCCagttgttcttttttttttaggcattATTGCCTAGCCAACGATGCTGATTCATTAAATATTTGGGCTTATTCCCAGTCACATATCAAGAAAAAGACATGAGAGACTTATTCCTGCTAGCCAACAATGACTTgccaattttcaaattccatgatagcaacatttattttttcacaataaCTTCACAtgctttcttccttttctcaCAGATAGATTCTCAATGAGCATAGTGAGAAAATGCAGCTGTTCTTAAATCAAAATGGCTCACTTCTAGGTGTTGGCAGGCTGCATTTCCAACAATCAAGCCATTAGTTGTATGTGTGTTGTGAGGATTCCAGGTTTTTCACTAATAATAGTCCATTGGTGTTTCCGGGCAACTTTCATCTGATACAACATCTCGATTGAAAGGTGGGGGGATGAATGGTGGGGGCGTGCATCTTAAAAGTGCCCAATTGACCCCTTGGAAGAATGGGTGGTGTTTGATTGCTGAGGCACCCATTGTGGATCCCATTCGCCTTGCAGGGTCCTTAACCAACAGTTGAGAGATGAGGTCCTTAGTCGTTGCAGGCACCAATGGCTCTTTAGGGAACTCAAGGGCTCGAGCCACAATATTAGCTAGGGTTAGCTCATTGTCCACACCTCTAAATGGTGTCACTCCatacaataattcaaatatgaatatTCCTAGGGTCCACCAATCTACAGCACTGCCATGGCCCTCCCCAGAAACAATCTCAGGGGCCAAATACTCATGTGTCCCAACAAATGACATTGATCGAACATCAACTGGCTCAGCCACAAACTCAGGCCCCCCATGATGGCCTGGCTTCTTCTTTCGCTTGCGCTTGGGATGGAAGCATGAGACAGCAGGGACGATACAATTGGGAAGAATGCATGAGGATGAGGTGAAAGGTGGTGGATCAGCCGGGTAATCACTTGGTGGGAGTGCAAGGGGTGGATTTTGATCAGAAATGATCTGAGCAACTGATGTGGAATGGTCACATTTTAACGATAGGTCAAAATCAGTGAGCATGATGTGGCCATCAGATCGAACTAGCACATTTTCAGGCTTGAGATCACGGTAGACGATCCCCATCATGTGAACATACTCCAGGGCCACCACCACCTCTGATGCATAGAACCTGAAAACACCATAGTAacacaattataaaaattaatcaaataaataggaACAACAATTAGGGGGAAAAAAGggggggaaaagaaaagaaaagaggaagacACAGTATCTTGGTTCAGGGTCCCAGGGTCCACCAGGGTTTTGGACTGAGAAACAGAATGATAGCATGGTTTCGAAAAAATTGCGATAATGAGCATTAAGCAGGAAAATGATTGAGATCCCACAGGAGCCTTGATTAGGTAACCCAACCCCATCTACTGCAGCATATGGGGACCCTGCTGCTTAGCTCACCCAAACACTCACTACTTATCCATTCTAATATCATACTCTCACCTTTGTGTTGCATTAAAGTgttcctttttcaaaaaaataaaataaaaaatttgaaaaggaaaatgagataaaGATATGTGCTCCCCAATGATAAACTCTGTAGATTTTTCTTCTTGGGTATGTCCGGAGCAATGAGAAAATGATTATAACACCACTTACTGATTAATTCTCATCACCCCAGAAAACAAAATGGAAGAGATTTCCGTCCAAAATAAGGCAAATGGAAAAGAATCCCAGGAATTCTGGGAAAAGCAGAAGAACCCAAAACAAGGATCCTGGTTCTCTGTgcctttttattgtttaatcAAACATTGAATACATATGCATTAATGTCCCCATTTAATACTTGAAAGGAAAGACGagtttttttaattcaagtAATTTGACCAAGAGAAGGAGAATTAAGGATTTGATCCAAATGGGATGATTAAAATCATCTCCAATGGCACATGTTACAATCACCTTTTTTAATATGAAAGCAGCGTAAGAATGAAAGAGATAACAACTTTTTAATGATGAAAAAGACAGACGAAGAAAAAGACAAATTGGTACTGCCGCAAGGAAACTGCTGAATCCGGTCTGAGTTGGCTCTATCGCTAGATTTCTATGTAAGTTTTTCTACCATTTCCAAcccaccaatttttttaaaaaaagacttttGAGTTTTGACGCCAGTTGCTACAGTGAGGataaaatggaagaagaatgaTACCATGTAAAATATATGTTTGGGAAAACGGAAAGTGGAAGAAAACAAGAAGCAGTTTTGACTACAAGTTCGGAACCAATGAGCATCTACCGTATGAAGTTCACGTGAATCAGATAGTCAACTCTCTCCATATCTTGAATCACTCTCTATGTGACTCAAATTTTACCAGAGACATGATGTTCCAGTGTACTGGCGGCACACGGCTAAAACTCTGTCCACTTCTGGTTCGAAAATCAAAACCCTCTAACCTGGGTCCTACCTCTCACTGACACTCCAAAACCTGTGCTCTCGTGTATTCGCGAAACACTGAATCCTTTCTCttgattgttttgattttgtgaaaaataaaaaaataaaaaagaaaaggagagagagggagattGCTAACGTGCGCACCTGACGGCGGATTCGTGGAAGCGCTTCGCCGGCTGGCGCTGCCGGAGAACGTGGAGGTCGCCGCCAGGGCAGAACTCGGTGAGGAGGCAGGAGCACTTGGGAGAGTCGATGGTGGCGTAGAGCGCGGGGAGGAAGGGGTGGTCTAGCATTTCGAGAATTTCACGCTCAGTCCTGGCTCGTCCCTCTTTGTTCCGGCCGGCGAGTTCTTTCTTGTCCATGACTTTGGCGGCGAAGGAGCAGCCTTCGGCAGCCTTGAGCTCGACGAGGTAGACAGAGCCGATGTCACCGCTGCCGAGGCGCTGGACGAATCGGAGGTCGGAGAAGGAGAGCGCGCCGGCGGGAGATTCGGATCTGGCTCGGCGGATGCCGTCCCAGCAGGGGTCACCGGAGGAAGCGTGAGGCTTGGAGGTGGCGGGGGGGAAACCGCCAGAGGCAGCCGTCGTCCAAGTGGTCTCCGAGCCGGAGCTGGTGCTGCGGTTGATGTCGGTGGCAGTGGTAGTGGAGTTGAAGCTCATACTTTTCGAGTCGTCCGTCGAGTCTTCCAGCCATGGCTCCATGGTCGAGACTTGGGAGAGACAAAGCGCGACCGAGAGTGCTTTTGAAGGGTGGGGGAGGGCGTGTTGGGCCGGGGAAAGAGGTGGGCCTGCAGAACCCTTGGGTTGCGTGGCGTTTGGGCAAACGGATGGCCCGAATCCATTTAAAGCAGGGAATCCAAAATTGCCTTTTCCACCATTTCAAATAACTTGTGACATCTATATCCTTTCTCTTACACTTTccaaactattttatattaacacgtgataataaaaataaatcataaaaaaaaataaaaaataaaataaaatttattctcattCTCATCTACCCTATGATTCTAGATGAAGATTTGTTAGTAAATAAGGATAAATCCAAGGAAGAGGAAGGTGGCGGGTTGGTCAGAGAAAAGGATGCCATAAAGTGATTAGACTTATGTTTGAATGTGAATGAGGCACTGGTGAAATAGTACATGCCATTAAACACACGAATTAAGCTCACAACTCCCTTTTTAAAAGTTGGCAGGTTTGGATATCAAGTAGCCACCAGTCCCATAAATTAAAAACCTCTCAAGGAGTGGCCACATTTAGGTATTAACCAGCTTCAACTCCAATCATAAAAACTCTATTATAAGCCAAAGTATTGACCATGATATGACCCTAAAAAATGTGGGTAAGTTGGAAGTTGGAAGTTGGAGGCATATTAAAACAAGACAACTCTCTTTGATTGAGGATCTCCTATTTGAttctatatattcttaaaattattgagGTTTGATTTGTTTGAATGCTCTTTCaatgatttaattaaaaaagggAGTCCATCCTGTTTgttaaatgtttttgaaaataattttaaaaaatagtttttgcattatattatttgttattttgtaTAACGAAATTCTATGTGGAaccctaaaatgtttttaatattttcaaatatgttttaaaaataatttttctatcgagtatttttatttttgatcattttatatatttatataactattttataaaacaagcatcaaaaaaacatgtgaaaacagtataaaataattaaataatattttctgaaaatatcatattatcagtttttcaaaagaaaaaacagagaaCAAGCCCTAATtgctaaacatattttttttttttttgctctagagaacaaaaaatagttgtcaaacagGTCCTAAGGTCTTGTTtgacaatgttttcaaaaacaattttatgtttttcaaaataaaaagaaaataggaaaacatgtttaataattagaaaactgttttttttttccttaaaaaagcAAAAGGTATCattttaaataacatcttttagttgttttgtgatgattattttaataaagaatcttacaaacatagaaaatgattaaaaatacaacattacatattaaaattatttttaaaacatatttcaaataataaaaaataattaaaaacagtTCAAGCTTTCAagtagaattttattttataaaatattagtgaataatttttaaaaactgttttttataactattttaaaaaacaattaccgaACTTAAAACTTTTCGAAGGTAatgtttttgacaaaaaatgaaagagaagcaTCCAAATCCcggggttttatttttatttttgataaaatatcaaagtTTCTAAGCATCCAAAACTTAGAAACTTTTCTAAGTTTCTATTTCCATTTGTTTCGGACATTGCCCTTTAGgttaatttttttactcttaATTTAGCAAAATTTCTGAAAATGGTAATATGGTAGGGCTGAtgcaaaatgaaattgattccTAAAATGATGGGGCACAGATGAAACAAATATTATGAATCCTCTTGAATGCATGATGGCACTAAAAGGAGGGAAAGTTGGTTGAAATGGTTTAGTCTTGTAAGGTG
The sequence above is drawn from the Vitis riparia cultivar Riparia Gloire de Montpellier isolate 1030 chromosome 6, EGFV_Vit.rip_1.0, whole genome shotgun sequence genome and encodes:
- the LOC117916707 gene encoding serine/threonine-protein kinase D6PKL2 codes for the protein MEPWLEDSTDDSKSMSFNSTTTATDINRSTSSGSETTWTTAASGGFPPATSKPHASSGDPCWDGIRRARSESPAGALSFSDLRFVQRLGSGDIGSVYLVELKAAEGCSFAAKVMDKKELAGRNKEGRARTEREILEMLDHPFLPALYATIDSPKCSCLLTEFCPGGDLHVLRQRQPAKRFHESAVRFYASEVVVALEYVHMMGIVYRDLKPENVLVRSDGHIMLTDFDLSLKCDHSTSVAQIISDQNPPLALPPSDYPADPPPFTSSSCILPNCIVPAVSCFHPKRKRKKKPGHHGGPEFVAEPVDVRSMSFVGTHEYLAPEIVSGEGHGSAVDWWTLGIFIFELLYGVTPFRGVDNELTLANIVARALEFPKEPLVPATTKDLISQLLVKDPARRMGSTMGASAIKHHPFFQGVNWALLRCTPPPFIPPPFNRDVVSDESCPETPMDYY